Proteins co-encoded in one Synergistes jonesii genomic window:
- a CDS encoding ASKHA domain-containing protein produces MLEENEKKYVRIITSTDAEPREGETLGELMARCGAPLDQPCGGRGTCGKCRVKVTRVVPECTDGERLLLSDEEIRAGIRLACVTRAERGMTVERVDADPCGAKTPAGFAHPQARCAGRAEYAVAVDIGTTTLVAYLVNKSAAATTAVSSSANPQSAYGADVISRISFASESEEGLSILKAKVVGAINRLIFNLQRSASVSEEEISEVVISANATMEHLFAGVSPKSIGRAPFEPMFKTFPILTASHMNLALLPRTPVALMPNISGFVGGDVTAGIVYTGMAKRKELSLLVDIGTNNEMVLGCRDFLLCCSAAAGPALEGAMISQGMCAAGGAVDHVKSENGRLAVSTVDGTPAVGVCGSGLVDAVGVLLDEKVINASGKFAKSLPEGTDFSTRLEADKKRFLLSRGKRGGVYITQKDIRKVQLAKSAIATGVELMLEEAGKSVGDVARFYVAGSFGNYITVENAMRIGILPRIAREKITSVGNSSGLGAIEFIIRPELWKEALAVAKDARHIELATHRDFQRTFVKNLSFD; encoded by the coding sequence ATGTTGGAGGAGAACGAGAAGAAATACGTTCGCATAATCACCAGCACCGACGCGGAGCCGCGCGAGGGTGAAACGCTGGGCGAGCTCATGGCCCGCTGCGGAGCGCCCCTTGATCAGCCGTGCGGAGGCAGGGGAACCTGCGGCAAGTGCAGGGTGAAGGTCACAAGGGTCGTCCCCGAATGCACGGACGGCGAGCGTCTGCTTCTCAGCGACGAAGAAATAAGGGCGGGAATAAGGCTTGCGTGCGTGACGAGAGCCGAGCGCGGAATGACCGTCGAAAGGGTAGACGCCGATCCGTGCGGCGCGAAAACGCCCGCCGGCTTCGCGCACCCTCAGGCTCGCTGCGCCGGAAGGGCCGAATACGCCGTCGCCGTCGACATTGGGACCACGACCCTCGTCGCCTATCTGGTAAACAAAAGCGCCGCGGCTACGACGGCCGTCTCCTCCTCCGCCAATCCGCAGTCGGCTTACGGGGCCGACGTGATTTCGCGCATAAGCTTCGCGTCGGAAAGCGAGGAGGGGCTTTCCATCCTTAAGGCCAAGGTCGTCGGTGCGATAAACAGGCTCATTTTTAATTTACAGAGGAGTGCGTCGGTCTCCGAAGAGGAGATAAGCGAGGTCGTAATATCGGCTAACGCCACTATGGAGCACCTTTTCGCCGGCGTGTCGCCGAAGAGCATCGGAAGGGCGCCGTTTGAGCCGATGTTCAAAACCTTCCCGATACTCACGGCGTCGCATATGAATCTCGCGCTCCTGCCTCGCACGCCCGTGGCCCTCATGCCGAACATCTCCGGCTTCGTCGGCGGCGACGTAACGGCCGGCATAGTCTATACGGGAATGGCGAAGAGGAAGGAGCTTTCTCTGCTGGTAGACATCGGGACGAACAACGAAATGGTGCTCGGCTGCCGCGATTTTCTTCTCTGCTGCTCGGCTGCCGCCGGGCCGGCGCTCGAAGGCGCAATGATTTCCCAGGGGATGTGCGCGGCCGGCGGCGCCGTCGACCATGTCAAAAGCGAAAACGGCAGGCTGGCCGTCTCCACTGTCGACGGGACGCCGGCGGTCGGAGTCTGTGGCTCCGGCTTAGTCGACGCGGTAGGCGTCCTGCTCGACGAAAAGGTGATCAACGCAAGCGGGAAGTTCGCTAAATCTCTGCCAGAGGGGACGGATTTTTCCACGAGGCTCGAAGCGGATAAGAAACGCTTCCTGCTGTCGCGCGGCAAAAGAGGCGGGGTCTATATCACGCAGAAGGATATCCGCAAGGTGCAGCTCGCAAAGAGCGCGATAGCGACGGGCGTCGAGCTGATGCTCGAAGAAGCCGGCAAAAGCGTCGGCGATGTCGCCCGCTTTTACGTGGCCGGCTCCTTCGGAAATTATATAACGGTCGAGAACGCGATGCGTATAGGCATACTGCCGCGCATCGCACGTGAAAAGATAACGTCTGTGGGCAACAGCTCTGGACTCGGCGCGATAGAGTTCATAATCCGTCCCGAGCTGTGGAAAGAAGCCCTAGCCGTGGCAAAGGACGCAAGGCATATCGAGCTTGCGACGCACAGGGATTTTCAGCGTACCTTCGTAAAAAACCTCTCATTCGACTGA
- a CDS encoding FeoA family protein, with protein sequence MNLIEMKNGESAVIKVLPNGEAAQRLEALGLHGGKTIEKLSCMPFGGPVTVLLDGRQFAISHGIAEQIEIEIQPAG encoded by the coding sequence ATGAATTTGATCGAAATGAAAAACGGCGAGAGCGCGGTCATAAAAGTACTTCCGAACGGAGAAGCCGCGCAGCGCCTTGAAGCGCTCGGGCTCCACGGGGGCAAAACGATAGAAAAGTTGTCCTGCATGCCGTTCGGCGGCCCGGTCACGGTATTGCTCGACGGGCGTCAGTTCGCGATATCCCACGGGATAGCGGAACAGATCGAAATAGAGATACAGCCTGCGGGCTGA
- a CDS encoding MerR family transcriptional regulator gives MKIGEVAKEYGLSVDTVNYYVSLGLLVPQRRGSQRVFDERTRRDIEMILELREMEFSLHEIHRVLSLRRVSYFASGEDLKELCSICEEKKNHCLRECDRLSGVAARLDARIAELRRRAASPNAGSGVPLSMLDLLCCPLCGGALRISGADMDSRSVFSGSFKCACGYRADIKDGVLLTPNKNRDLYDKPDTEREMYKNLPPHLISLFQSSYNWMTERLARIDMRGRTAIETHANAWFFMHNHQEYLDPRGKYIVVDKYPETLLMYKKLIERQAFGRDILYIADSSVNLPLKPGCVNLNIDFFAVNEHNFYSEAFLLADLKKYFAPGAAALGTYFYFDAGAVSMKRLLSEYPSCSANNFNLSYFEGELARSGFVVRERGDAEFTTSSGDNIGFSFHEEGERMYLMPYLAEMKG, from the coding sequence ATGAAAATAGGCGAAGTAGCGAAGGAATACGGGCTCTCTGTCGATACCGTGAATTATTATGTCTCGTTAGGGCTGCTTGTGCCGCAGCGGAGAGGTTCTCAGCGGGTATTCGACGAGCGGACTCGGCGCGACATTGAGATGATTCTCGAGCTGCGCGAAATGGAATTTTCTCTGCATGAGATACACAGGGTACTTTCGCTCCGCAGGGTCTCTTACTTCGCAAGTGGAGAAGACCTGAAGGAGCTCTGCTCTATCTGCGAGGAGAAGAAAAATCACTGTCTGAGAGAGTGCGATAGGTTGTCCGGCGTAGCCGCGCGTCTGGATGCGCGCATAGCGGAGCTTCGCAGAAGGGCCGCTTCGCCGAACGCGGGCTCCGGCGTCCCGCTTTCTATGCTCGATCTGCTCTGCTGTCCCCTCTGCGGCGGTGCGCTGCGGATCTCAGGGGCCGACATGGACAGCCGTTCCGTTTTCAGCGGCTCTTTTAAATGCGCGTGCGGCTATCGCGCCGATATAAAAGACGGCGTCCTGCTGACTCCGAACAAAAACAGGGACCTTTACGACAAGCCGGACACTGAGAGGGAGATGTATAAAAATCTTCCGCCGCATCTGATCTCCCTCTTCCAGAGCTCATACAACTGGATGACGGAGCGCCTCGCGCGAATCGATATGCGCGGGCGCACCGCGATCGAGACGCACGCGAACGCGTGGTTCTTTATGCACAATCATCAGGAGTATCTGGACCCGCGCGGAAAGTATATCGTCGTCGACAAGTACCCCGAGACTCTATTAATGTATAAGAAGCTGATCGAACGGCAGGCTTTCGGGCGCGACATCCTTTACATCGCGGACAGCAGCGTGAATCTGCCGCTTAAGCCCGGCTGCGTGAATTTGAATATCGACTTCTTCGCCGTCAACGAGCATAACTTTTACAGCGAAGCGTTTCTGCTCGCGGATCTGAAAAAGTATTTTGCGCCGGGCGCGGCAGCTCTCGGGACGTATTTTTATTTCGACGCGGGGGCTGTGTCGATGAAGAGGCTTTTGAGCGAATATCCAAGCTGCTCGGCGAATAATTTCAACCTTTCCTATTTCGAGGGAGAGCTCGCGCGAAGCGGCTTTGTCGTCAGGGAGCGCGGCGACGCGGAATTTACGACGAGCTCCGGCGACAATATCGGCTTCAGCTTTCACGAGGAAGGAGAAAGGATGTATCTGATGCCCTACCTCGCGGAGATGAAAGGATGA
- a CDS encoding ferrous iron transporter B — protein MGCKDCGACSAGETPIREDGRMRILLMGNPNVGKSVFFSRLTGVHALSSNYPGTTVGFTQGVIRHKGLCADLIDVPGAYTLDPTNEAEEIARRIINEGADRVILVIDATALERNLVMALQVLAYHIPTIIALNMTDEARHKGILLDVERLEKELGVPIYKTVATTGSGISDIVDNMDKARVSGITAMTKEERWQKIGHIIAEVQTVTHRHHTLLDRAEDISAHPLFGGLAGIVILTLSFTLIRFLGEGLVDHIFDPIFENLWLPLLNKLSAFLGEGYLRSLLIGRLFDGAIDLEQSMGVLSTGFYVEFGMVLPYIIAFYAALSFLEDLGYLPRLAVVFDALLHRFGIHGYAIIPTLLGFGCNVPGILATRVLESKRERFIAATLISVGVPCVSIQAMLASTLGPFGVKYIASVYVVLLIVWLILGRLMNLTLSGFSPELIVEIPPYRIPSLKAWMAKLWFRIKDFFLEATPLVLGGIFLVNILDMAGILERIGRALTPFFHKVLGLPPSTAVPVVMGMFRKDIAMGLLIPLNLTAHQMLVAVIVLSMTFPCIATFVVMWKELGALRMLEASALMICSAVAAGALLNLLLAAL, from the coding sequence ATGGGCTGCAAAGATTGCGGAGCCTGCTCCGCCGGAGAGACACCTATAAGAGAGGACGGACGCATGCGCATCCTGCTGATGGGAAACCCCAATGTCGGCAAGAGCGTATTTTTTTCGCGCTTAACGGGCGTCCATGCGCTTTCGTCGAACTATCCTGGTACGACGGTCGGTTTCACGCAGGGCGTGATCAGACATAAAGGTCTCTGCGCCGACCTCATCGACGTGCCCGGGGCCTACACGCTCGACCCGACGAACGAGGCCGAGGAGATAGCGCGCCGCATAATAAACGAAGGCGCGGACCGCGTCATCCTCGTCATCGACGCGACGGCGCTCGAACGTAACCTCGTTATGGCGCTGCAAGTGCTGGCTTATCACATTCCGACTATCATAGCCCTCAACATGACGGACGAGGCGCGGCACAAGGGGATACTGCTTGACGTCGAAAGGCTCGAAAAGGAGCTGGGCGTGCCCATCTACAAGACCGTCGCGACGACGGGCAGCGGAATCAGCGATATCGTGGACAATATGGACAAGGCTCGCGTAAGCGGCATTACAGCGATGACGAAGGAAGAGCGCTGGCAGAAGATAGGGCACATCATCGCGGAGGTGCAGACTGTGACGCATCGCCATCACACGCTGCTCGACCGCGCGGAGGACATATCTGCGCACCCTCTCTTCGGCGGGCTCGCCGGCATCGTCATCCTGACGCTCAGCTTCACTCTGATACGCTTCCTCGGCGAAGGACTTGTCGATCATATATTCGATCCGATTTTTGAAAACCTCTGGCTTCCGCTGCTGAATAAATTGTCCGCGTTCCTCGGAGAGGGTTATCTGCGCTCGCTGCTGATAGGCCGGCTCTTCGACGGGGCGATAGACCTCGAACAGAGCATGGGAGTGCTTTCTACGGGCTTTTACGTGGAATTCGGAATGGTGCTGCCTTATATAATCGCCTTCTACGCGGCGCTCTCATTCCTCGAGGATCTGGGCTACCTGCCGCGCCTCGCTGTCGTATTCGACGCGCTGCTGCACCGCTTCGGCATCCACGGCTACGCTATAATCCCCACGCTGCTCGGCTTCGGCTGCAACGTTCCGGGTATACTCGCGACGCGCGTGCTCGAATCGAAGCGCGAGCGCTTCATCGCGGCGACGCTTATCTCGGTAGGCGTTCCCTGCGTGTCTATACAGGCCATGCTGGCGTCGACGCTCGGCCCTTTCGGCGTGAAGTACATCGCTTCGGTCTACGTCGTCCTGCTGATAGTATGGCTGATACTCGGACGGCTGATGAACCTGACTCTTTCCGGCTTCAGTCCAGAACTGATAGTCGAGATACCGCCTTACCGCATTCCTTCGCTCAAGGCCTGGATGGCGAAGCTGTGGTTCCGCATCAAGGACTTTTTCCTCGAGGCGACCCCTCTCGTGCTGGGCGGCATTTTTCTCGTAAACATACTCGACATGGCGGGGATTTTGGAGCGCATCGGCCGCGCGCTGACGCCCTTCTTCCACAAGGTCCTGGGGTTGCCGCCGTCGACGGCAGTGCCGGTCGTCATGGGGATGTTCCGCAAGGACATAGCTATGGGACTGCTGATCCCGCTGAACCTTACCGCCCACCAGATGCTCGTCGCCGTAATAGTGCTCTCTATGACTTTCCCCTGCATCGCGACCTTCGTCGTGATGTGGAAGGAGCTCGGCGCGCTGCGTATGCTCGAGGCGAGCGCGCTGATGATATGCTCCGCGGTTGCGGCCGGCGCGCTTCTCAATCTCTTACTTGCCGCGCTTTAA
- a CDS encoding M23 family metallopeptidase, producing the protein MNILKNTLPALIAAIVAAASPALADVVLTAPPEAGIGQPFIAELEADGEELSDVRLHWLGHDAILSPLSKENGVQRFSAIVGSDLKNAKAGNFPLAVTFTAGGKSGEIRHSIKLTPRKYPSEKLTVDPTKLSPPKEATARIEREAKEGRAALMTNSAGGAPALPFVRPVPGSFSSVYGKSRYFNGTFRGRHGGADLRAKEGTPVRAAAAGRVVLTGDFWFAGKCIYVDNGAGLVTFYCHLSKINVKKGEMINAGEVIALSGKTGRVTGPHLHFSVAWRGEFFDPAPLLAD; encoded by the coding sequence ATGAACATTTTAAAAAACACGCTGCCAGCATTAATCGCGGCAATCGTTGCGGCGGCTTCGCCGGCCCTCGCAGACGTCGTGCTCACGGCGCCCCCGGAAGCAGGGATAGGGCAGCCTTTCATCGCGGAGCTCGAGGCCGACGGCGAAGAGCTATCCGACGTCAGGCTGCACTGGCTCGGACACGACGCGATACTCTCGCCCTTATCCAAAGAAAACGGCGTGCAGAGATTTTCCGCGATCGTCGGAAGTGATCTGAAAAACGCGAAGGCGGGGAACTTCCCGCTCGCGGTGACCTTCACGGCCGGCGGCAAAAGCGGCGAGATAAGGCATTCGATAAAGCTGACGCCGAGAAAATATCCGTCGGAAAAGCTGACCGTCGATCCCACTAAGCTCTCTCCGCCAAAGGAAGCGACGGCGAGGATAGAGCGCGAAGCGAAGGAGGGGCGCGCCGCCCTGATGACGAACAGCGCGGGAGGCGCTCCGGCACTGCCCTTTGTCCGGCCGGTTCCCGGCTCCTTCAGCTCAGTCTACGGCAAGAGCCGTTACTTCAACGGCACTTTCCGTGGGCGCCACGGCGGAGCCGACCTGCGCGCGAAAGAGGGCACTCCGGTGAGGGCCGCCGCCGCGGGGCGGGTCGTACTGACGGGGGATTTCTGGTTCGCTGGCAAATGTATTTACGTCGACAACGGCGCCGGGCTCGTGACCTTTTACTGCCACCTTTCTAAGATAAACGTCAAAAAGGGAGAGATGATAAACGCCGGAGAGGTGATAGCGCTCTCCGGCAAAACGGGGCGGGTTACAGGCCCCCATCTTCACTTCTCCGTCGCGTGGCGCGGCGAATTCTTCGATCCGGCTCCACTTCTCGCCGACTGA
- a CDS encoding hydantoinase B/oxoprolinase family protein, producing the protein MMRTDPVSLEIMRNYYLSIANGMAAVIERTSYTSFIKETADFGAALIAPTGEFFIYPRNVGVTIFVGLNLLRAVEECGTLEPGDIIIFNDPYTSNGFASHLPDIQVFKPVFYKGKIVNYSWAFVHCSDIGGLAPGSISPLANDIHQEGLRMPPVKLFKRGEPNKEVETLIYANCRIPTLNHGDVNAMVAAVNTGEKRMLEMIEKYGIDAVDASMLDLLDQGELRARQVISKLPDGDYKFADYLDDDMASDVPIRLALTLKVKGDEFIIDFSECDPQVCTAFNVPSCGTKHSYLYQGLINYIFSEDPYIPINGGIARPISVISPKGCITNPEYPAAVGTRHPVSARLYSAVLGALSQIVPDRVPAAGAGQAAMIVLSTPEDAPRVGRKITVVQPMNGGSGALGDKDGADGQDHVAGFLKNTPIEILEQEVDTIVDRYELIPDTAGPGEHRGGYAIRLDFEIVKNNSIVTARGLERMRFEPWGLAGGKAGSLCEVKLNPDTKGEEALPKISVLNPVRGDVISIRTPGGGGWGDPFLRPTELVLNEVRGELLSPEKAKEAYGVIVKKQDGFYVVDEEATKKYREENKTTEIEQWNFGKARREYESRWTAEASAKLAVKLQELPPFERSLRKHQMHKVLDKRCGSGPVTVEAIEKAWGEF; encoded by the coding sequence ATGATGCGTACTGACCCTGTATCACTTGAAATAATGCGGAATTACTATCTCTCTATTGCAAACGGCATGGCCGCCGTAATAGAACGTACATCTTACACATCATTCATTAAGGAAACGGCTGACTTTGGAGCCGCACTTATCGCGCCGACCGGAGAGTTCTTCATATATCCGCGTAATGTTGGAGTAACAATCTTTGTCGGGCTGAACCTTCTGAGAGCAGTGGAAGAATGCGGCACGCTGGAACCCGGAGATATCATCATTTTCAACGACCCCTATACATCAAACGGTTTCGCCTCGCACCTTCCCGACATCCAGGTATTCAAACCCGTATTCTATAAGGGGAAAATCGTTAACTATTCATGGGCGTTTGTCCACTGTAGCGATATCGGCGGCCTTGCTCCCGGAAGTATCTCCCCGCTCGCCAATGACATCCACCAGGAAGGGCTGAGAATGCCTCCTGTAAAGCTCTTCAAACGAGGAGAACCAAATAAAGAAGTCGAGACGCTTATTTACGCAAACTGCCGCATACCGACGCTGAACCACGGTGACGTGAATGCGATGGTTGCAGCCGTCAACACAGGAGAAAAGAGAATGCTTGAAATGATAGAGAAATACGGTATAGACGCGGTGGACGCCTCTATGCTTGACCTTCTCGATCAGGGCGAGCTCAGAGCCAGACAGGTTATATCAAAACTGCCAGACGGTGATTACAAATTCGCCGACTACCTCGATGACGACATGGCATCCGATGTTCCTATCAGACTTGCTCTTACGCTGAAAGTTAAGGGCGATGAGTTCATCATCGACTTCTCAGAATGCGACCCTCAGGTCTGCACGGCTTTCAACGTACCCTCGTGCGGCACAAAACATTCATACCTCTATCAGGGGCTGATCAACTACATCTTTAGCGAAGACCCATATATCCCCATCAATGGAGGCATTGCGAGACCTATATCCGTAATATCGCCTAAGGGATGCATCACAAATCCGGAATATCCAGCAGCTGTAGGCACTAGGCATCCTGTCAGCGCAAGACTTTACAGCGCTGTTCTCGGAGCGCTCTCACAGATCGTTCCCGACAGAGTCCCTGCGGCGGGAGCCGGTCAGGCTGCAATGATAGTTCTTTCGACGCCGGAAGATGCCCCGAGAGTCGGGAGAAAGATTACAGTTGTCCAGCCTATGAACGGAGGCAGCGGCGCCCTCGGAGACAAAGACGGCGCGGACGGACAGGATCACGTTGCCGGCTTCCTCAAGAATACACCTATCGAGATACTCGAGCAGGAAGTTGACACCATCGTTGACAGATATGAACTTATTCCTGACACGGCCGGTCCCGGAGAGCACAGAGGCGGATATGCGATTCGCCTTGACTTTGAAATAGTCAAAAACAATTCAATTGTTACGGCCCGCGGTCTTGAAAGAATGAGATTTGAACCTTGGGGACTCGCCGGCGGGAAAGCAGGATCGCTCTGTGAAGTTAAACTCAATCCTGATACAAAGGGTGAAGAAGCACTTCCGAAGATCAGCGTTCTCAACCCCGTTCGCGGAGATGTTATCAGCATCCGCACTCCTGGCGGCGGTGGTTGGGGTGATCCGTTCCTCCGTCCGACAGAGCTTGTCCTGAACGAAGTCAGAGGAGAGCTTCTCAGCCCCGAGAAAGCAAAGGAAGCCTATGGCGTAATCGTTAAGAAACAGGATGGTTTCTATGTAGTGGATGAAGAAGCTACAAAGAAATATCGTGAAGAGAACAAGACGACCGAAATAGAACAGTGGAATTTCGGCAAAGCCCGCAGGGAATATGAGTCACGCTGGACTGCCGAAGCAAGCGCCAAGCTTGCTGTGAAACTCCAGGAACTTCCCCCCTTTGAAAGGTCGCTGCGTAAACACCAGATGCACAAAGTTCTGGATAAGAGATGCGGCAGCGGTCCGGTAACGGTCGAAGCCATTGAAAAGGCTTGGGGCGAATTCTAA
- the hisD gene encoding histidinol dehydrogenase: MKVIKASKERPLSAAKDLRAAVGAIIDDVRENGDEALLRYNEKFDSCRRSALRISKEEIAEAYAQLSNEEIDDIREAAENIRGFAAAQRATLKELPAYSPKPGITLGHRIIPVHSCCCYVPGGNYPLYSTALMLAIPAKAAGVPRVAACSPTMKGTDKISPKTLAAMDIAGADEIYAVGGAQAIAAFCYGTEQISPVDMIVGPGNSYVAEAKRQCYGQVGIDFAAGPSELLIIADGTADAEIAAADILAQSEHDRVARGIVITTSEKFAEEVVAEVERQLDELPTAEIARSSWNDYGEVLLADSLDEAIRAANDAAPEHLEIQTADGEKVAEKLYNYGSLFIGGNTAEVFGDYASGTNHTLPTMRAARYTGGVWVGTFLKTCTHQSFTAEAMRELAPLVTRLARGEGLEGHARASEKRFNKK, from the coding sequence ATGAAAGTAATAAAGGCGTCAAAAGAACGGCCTCTTTCAGCCGCAAAGGATCTGCGCGCCGCCGTGGGCGCGATAATCGACGACGTGCGCGAAAACGGAGACGAGGCGCTGCTGAGATATAACGAAAAATTTGATTCGTGCAGGCGGAGCGCGCTGAGAATCTCAAAGGAAGAGATCGCCGAAGCCTACGCGCAGCTTTCAAATGAAGAAATCGACGACATAAGAGAGGCGGCCGAAAACATCAGAGGCTTTGCGGCCGCGCAGAGGGCGACGCTCAAAGAGCTGCCGGCCTATTCTCCTAAGCCGGGCATAACTCTCGGGCACAGAATCATCCCGGTGCATTCCTGCTGCTGCTACGTTCCCGGAGGAAACTACCCGCTCTACTCCACCGCGCTGATGCTCGCGATCCCCGCAAAGGCGGCTGGGGTCCCACGCGTCGCGGCCTGCTCTCCGACTATGAAGGGCACCGACAAAATTTCTCCGAAGACGCTCGCCGCGATGGACATCGCCGGCGCAGACGAAATATACGCCGTCGGCGGCGCTCAGGCGATCGCCGCCTTCTGCTACGGCACCGAACAGATCAGCCCCGTCGATATGATCGTCGGCCCCGGCAACAGCTACGTGGCGGAGGCCAAGCGCCAGTGTTATGGGCAGGTCGGCATCGACTTCGCCGCTGGGCCAAGCGAGCTCCTGATCATCGCCGACGGAACGGCGGACGCCGAGATCGCGGCGGCGGACATATTGGCGCAGAGCGAGCACGACCGCGTCGCACGCGGAATAGTGATCACGACGAGCGAAAAGTTCGCGGAAGAGGTGGTCGCGGAGGTCGAAAGACAGCTCGACGAGCTGCCCACGGCGGAAATCGCGCGCTCGTCGTGGAACGATTACGGAGAGGTGTTGTTAGCCGATTCCCTTGACGAAGCGATCCGCGCGGCGAACGACGCCGCGCCGGAACACCTTGAGATACAGACCGCCGACGGCGAAAAAGTCGCCGAAAAACTTTACAACTACGGTTCCCTCTTCATCGGCGGCAACACCGCCGAGGTGTTCGGCGACTACGCGTCCGGCACGAACCACACGCTGCCGACGATGCGCGCCGCAAGGTACACGGGCGGCGTATGGGTCGGCACATTTTTAAAGACCTGCACGCATCAGAGCTTCACGGCGGAAGCGATGAGGGAGCTGGCGCCGCTTGTGACGCGCCTCGCGCGCGGAGAGGGGCTCGAGGGGCACGCAAGGGCGTCGGAAAAAAGATTCAATAAGAAGTAA